The Candidatus Omnitrophota bacterium DNA segment TATGACGTCATTGTCAACTACGCGGGCAATCGCGAGGCGGCGCAAGAAACCCGCCGCGAGGTGGAAAAAGAAGGGCGGCGGGCGGAAACGATTCAGGCTGACATATCGCAGGATGCGGACCGGCGGCGTTTGATCGATTCGGCGTTGGAGATATTCGGGCGGCTCGATCTTCTGGTCAACAACGCAGGCGCAGCGCCCAAAGTGCGGGCGGATATCTTGGAAATGTCTTGGGAGAGTTACCGCCATGTAATGGATTGCAATCTCACGGGTCCTTTTTTTCTAACCCAATACGCCGCCAAACGCATGATCGAACTGCGCCGGAGCGGCGTCATGGATCGCGGACGCATCGTCTTCATCACGTCGATATCCGCTTATACGGCATCCATCAGCCGGGGCGAATACTGCCTTTCCAAAGCCGGGCTTTCCATGGCCGTAAAACTTTTCGCCGCCCGCTTGGCGTTGGAAGATATCCTCGTCTATGAAATCCGCCCCGGAATCGTCGCAACGGATATGACTTCCGCCGTTAAGGAAAAATACGACCGGCTGATCGCCGATGGCCTGACGCCCCAGCCGCGGTGGGGAACGCCGGAGGATGTAGGCAAAGCGGTCGGCGCCATCGCCCAAGGTTATTTCGATTTTTCCACCGGATCCGTCATCGAAGTAGGCGGCGGGTTTGGTCTCCGGCGTTTGTAATCCCTCCTCCAAATGCACGACGGCCAGAAAAAGAAGAAAAACAACGAGGTTGTTTAAGGCGTGAACGAGAGAG contains these protein-coding regions:
- a CDS encoding 3-ketoacyl-ACP reductase, giving the protein MTSHPAALVTGSSRGIGRGIAIAAAKAGYDVIVNYAGNREAAQETRREVEKEGRRAETIQADISQDADRRRLIDSALEIFGRLDLLVNNAGAAPKVRADILEMSWESYRHVMDCNLTGPFFLTQYAAKRMIELRRSGVMDRGRIVFITSISAYTASISRGEYCLSKAGLSMAVKLFAARLALEDILVYEIRPGIVATDMTSAVKEKYDRLIADGLTPQPRWGTPEDVGKAVGAIAQGYFDFSTGSVIEVGGGFGLRRL